A genomic stretch from Theobroma cacao cultivar B97-61/B2 chromosome 4, Criollo_cocoa_genome_V2, whole genome shotgun sequence includes:
- the LOC18602428 gene encoding uncharacterized protein LOC18602428 isoform X1, producing MGCPNATRLLLPSLFALLILALTFTETTGQFDSASASLPDTNSINVSRPVRQSDDTVRVDPLDNFNKYRGGFDITNKHYWSSVIFTGVPGYAVGLLWLLFGILYGGYLAATAYCCKRKGKPKTKSLCHNQFCLWPILLAVIFTILAIAASGLALGGTAKFHSEAKTVVNIIMRTANEASETIYNTTGAMKEMRDNLGETNGTGEATSFLTSTSEKLDVEAADIERQARKNRRLIDRGLKIVFIITIVTISLNLVAVIALSVTGILRVRRALYWLIAICWFFTILCWLFFGIYFFLEKFSGDTCTALENFKENPYNNSLSSILPCDELLSAKPVLFDVSAGIYDLVNEVNSNISLLQATTYPNLAYVCNPFSAPPEYTYRPDDCPANTIRIGDIPKILSVFTCSDANNGTCKEGEFISTSQYKTVEAYTSSIQNLLNAYPGMESLVECQSVSDAFSEILREHCKPLKRSVRMAWAAMVFLSIIMVFLVLIWTAEAHHEQQLHSLDGSVKPQSATTNSLESQANNEVIKDHSNSNSV from the exons ATACAAATTCAATcaatgtgtcacgacccgtGAGACAATCAGATGATACTGTGAGGGTGGATCCATTGGACAATTTCAACAAGTATAGAGGAGGATTTGACATCACTAACAAGCATTATTGGAGT TCAGTTATATTTACGGGGGTTCCTGGGTATGCAGTTGGACTCCTATGGCTTTTGTTTGGAATTTTATATGGAGGCTATCTCGCGGCAACTGCTTACTGTTgtaaaagaaagggaaagcCTAAGACAAAATCACTCTGTCACAACCAATTTTGCTTATGGCCTATTCTCCTAGCTGTAATCTTCACAATCCTGGCAAT TGCTGCATCTGGTTTAGCTCTTGGGGGGACTGCTAAATTCCATTCTGAAGCGAAGACTGTGGTGAACATTATTATGCGCACAGCAAATGAAGCATCAGAAACAATATACAACACTACAGGGGCAatgaaagaaatgagagaTAACTTGGGAGAAACTAATGGAACTGGAGAGGCAACTAGCTTTCTTACCTCCACATCTGAGAAACTGGATGTTGAAGCAGCAGATATAGAAAGACAGGCTAGAAAAAACAGACGATTGATTGACAGGGGTCTCAAGATAGT GTTTATAATAACCATTGTGACTATCTCCTTGAACCTGGTAGCAGTTATTGCTTTGTCAG TGACTGGAATTTTGAGAGTACGACGAGCACTTTACTG GCTAATTGCAATATGTTGGTTCTTTACAATTCTATGCTGGTTGTTCTTCGGGATTTATTTCTTCTTGGAAAA GTTCTCAGGTGATACATGTACAGCTCTAGAAAACTTCAAAGAAAATCCCTACAACAACAGCTTGAGTTCAATCCTCCCTTGTGATGAATTGCTCTCTGCAAAACCAGTCTTATTTGATGTTAGCGCTGGAATCTACGACCTTGTTAACGAG GTGAATTCAAACATATCACTCCTGCAGGCAACAACATATCCCAATCTTGCTTATGTTTGCAATCCTTTCTCTGCGCCACCTGAATATACATACCGGCCAGATGACTGTCCTGCTAATACGATTAGGATTGGCGACATACCAAAG ATATTGTCCGTATTTACTTGTTCTGATGCCAATAATGGGACCTGCAAAGAGGGAGAATTCATATCCACTAGTCAGTACAAAACAGTGGAGGCTTACACAAGTTCAATCCAAAACCTACTAAATGCTTATCCTGGCATGGAAAGTCTAGTAGAATGCCAGTCAGTGAGTGACGCATTTTCTGAGATCCTTCGCGAACACTGCAAACCATTGAAGAGATCCGTGCGAATGGCATGGGCTGCAATGGTGTTTCTCTCAATCATCATGGTATTTTTGGTTCTGATATGGACAGCAGAAGCTCATCACGAGCAACAACTTCATTCTTTGGACGGTTCTGTGAAACCTCAATCTGCAACAACAAATTCATTGGAATCCCAAGCAAATAATGAAGTGATCAAAGATCACTCGAACTCGAATTCAGTCTAG
- the LOC18602429 gene encoding coumaroyl-CoA:anthocyanidin 3-O-glucoside-6''-O-coumaroyltransferase 1, whose product MAVLPDTLKVLEDTHVFPPPGSVPTTSLPLTFFDIHWLGSSPMQRLLFYDFPYPTFYFTQSTLPNLKRSLSLTLQHFFPLAGNLVFPPPPQKPYILYKEGDSVQFIAKESTADFSHLKGDHARHVQEFQALLPKLKPASTYSHSTTSTACMQKPLMAIQVTLFPKAGICVGATFNHVAADGKAFTHFMKSWASAHRSQGDLMTCLNKSLPDYNKDLIKDPLGLASIFMKDKWNWEDLDSIPYDKFRVTFVIKRSQVELLKNWVTRKCMEENGSETLRTSTFVVTCAYMWVCLVQLRESGTHDLSSTDSYNMLCHFIFLADCRDRLKLPATYFGNCLEPRFAAAKKSELLGGKGILVAAKAIGREVMELEKGALREAEKWLSRAEEIFKFGRHVCIAASPKLRVYETDFGWGRPRKTEVAHIGSFGSISMAESREEEGGVEFGLALAQDELDSFNAVFEQGLLKLQ is encoded by the coding sequence ATGGCTGTCCTACCAGACACTCTCAAAGTTCTTGAAGATACCCATGTATTTCCTCCACCAGGCTCAGTTCCCACAACTTCTCTTCCTCTTACCTTCTTTGATATACACTGGCTTGGTTCTTCTCCCATGCAACGCCTTTTATTCTATGATTTCCCATACCCTACCTTTTATTTCACGCAAAGCACTCTTCCCAATCTCAAAAGATCTCTCTCACTCACTCTGCAGCATTTCTTCCCCCTTGCAGGCAATCTTGTGTTCCCTCCACCTCCTCAAAAGCCTTATATTCTGTACAAAGAGGGTGATTCTGTTCAGTTTATCGCCAAAGAATCCACGGCAGATTTCAGCCATCTCAAAGGCGACCATGCACGACATGTTCAAGAATTTCAAGCTCTTCTCCCCAAACTGAAACCGGCAAGTACGTACTCACATAGCACGACTAGTACTGCGTGCATGCAGAAGCCTCTCATGGCCATTCAGGTCACTCTATTTCCGAAGGCAGGCATTTGCGTAGGTGCCACGTTTAACCATGTTGCAGCAGATGGTAAGGCGTTTActcattttatgaaatcatggGCATCCGCTCATAGATCTCAAGGCGATCTCATGACTTGTCTGAACAAGTCCCTACCCGATTACaacaaggatttgatcaaagATCCTCTGGGGCTAGCGTCCATTTTCATGAAGGACAAGTGGAATTGGGAGGATTTGGACAGCATTCCCTATGACAAGTTTCGGGTCACTTTTGTCATCAAACGATCCCAGGTTGAGTTATTGAAAAATTGGGTCACAAGGAAGTGCATGGAAGAAAATGGATCGGAGACATTAAGGACGTCAACTTTTGTGGTAACATGTGCTTACATGTGGGTTTGCTTGGTCCAATTACGAGAAAGTGGAACTCATGATCTTTCATCAACCGATAGTTATAACATGCTTTGCCATTTCATTTTTCTGGCAGATTGCAGAGACCGCCTGAAATTGCCTGCAACATACTTTGGGAACTGCCTCGAGCCACGTTTTGCAGCAGCTAAGAAGAGTGAGCTGCTTGGAGGGAAAGGAATTCTCGTGGCTGCAAAGGCTATTGGGAGAGAAGTCATGGAATTGGAGAAAGGAGCATTGAGAGAGGCAGAGAAATGGTTATCGAGGGCAGaggaaatattcaaatttggACGCCATGTTTGCATTGCTGCATCACCAAAATTGCGTGTGTATGAGACAGATTTTGGGTGGGGAAGGCCAAGAAAAACTGAAGTGGCTCACATTGGTTCTTTTGGATCCATTTCTATGGCTGAGAGTAGAGAAGAGGAAGGTGGTGTTGAGTTTGGCTTAGCACTTGCTCAAGATGAATTGGATAGCTTCAATGCTGTTTTTGAGCAAGGCTTATTAAAGTTGCAATAA